The nucleotide sequence AGCAGCACGGCTCGTTCCATCAGATTTTGCAGCTCGCGCACGTTGCCGGGAAAGTCGTACTGCTGCAGCCAGGCCACGGCGCTGTCAGAAAGCGGCGCAGCGGGCAGCTGATACTCGCGCGTATACATGCCCATAAAAAATTTGGCCAACTGCAGCACGTCGTCGCCGCGCTCGCGCAGCGAGGGCAGCCGCAAGGGGATGACATTAAGCCTGAAGTACAGATCCTGCCGAAACTTGCCCTGCTTGACCCAACCCTCAAGATCGCGGTTGGTGGTGGCAAGCACGCGCACGTCGACCTTGATGGTTTCCGTGCCGCCCACGCGGTCTATCTCACCTTCCTGCAGCACGCGCAGCAGTTTGGCCTGCAGGGCCATGTCCATTTCAGAAATTTCGTCCAGCAGCAGGGTGCCGCCGTCGGCCAGCTCAAACTTGCCGGGCTTGCGGGCTATGGCTCCGGTAAAAGCGCCTTTTTCGTGCCCAAAAAGTTCGCTCTCAAGCAGATGCTCGGGCAGGGCGGCGCAGTTGACGGCCACAAAGGGCTGGTCGGCGCGTTTGCTCATGGCGTGCAGATAGCGGGCAAACATTTCTTTGCCTGTGCCCGACTCGCCGGTAATCAGCACCGTAGCGCGCGAACCGGCAACCTGTCGCGCCAGCTGCAGCACGCGAGCTATGGCCGGGTGCTCGCCCACTATGCGCGGGCCCGTGCCTTCGCCAGGGCGGGGTTTGTGGCCCCCAAGGGTAGAAACCGCAGGTACAGCCGCAGCCTTGCGTTTTTGCCCGGCTACGGCGGCAATGCGCTCCACATCAAGGGGTTCAAGCCAGTAGTCGCGCGCCCCAAGGCTCAGCAACTTTTCTGCTTCTTCAGCGCTGCCTTTGTCTGTGATAACTATGACGGGAGGAAAATTGGGGTCTTCCGCGCCCACGGCAAGCAGGTCTTCAACCCGAAAACCGGGTAATGATGGACGCGAAAAAATAACATCAGGGCCGGATTTTTTTATAAATACGGACGCGCCCTTAAGATTTTCTGCAATGCCAAGCTCAAAACCCGCGTTGCGCAACGCAGGAAAGACGGCAGTAACAGCCGGAGCGGGGGTAAGAAAAAGCAAGCGGCGCGGTGACATAAGAATTTGTGTATCTTTTCGTGCTCCACAATGCAACCGCTTAAGCCCCAAAACAGGCTGTCTTCGGCCACTTGCGCTTTACATGAAACCCTGCGGCCTGCCTACGCCCAGCCGCTTGCAATGGCGCTCATGCCCAGCAGGTTTTCGGCCGAGAGCCGCCACTGGGTCTGCATGAACGACTTGGCGCTATCCTCCTGCAGCAGGGCGTCGGCGGAAGCCGTGCTGTCATCAAGAATGGAAGGATAATACGTAATAAAGCCGGGGTTATCGGGCATGCCGGGAATCACCACAAGAGTCAGACCGGACCCAGGCTCATAATAGGTCATGATACGCCTCCTGCACGAAAAATACTGCCATTATGCACTCTGCCTGGCGTTAAACCAGACAAAAAATACACCGCTCTGGTAACCACGTCAGTTTTTGTGCTTCCTTTTATGTTTTTCGGCTTTTTTTGCTGGCTCCGGGGTTTTTTCCTGCTGCGGTTGCTCCATCTGATCGGGCACGATGCTGTCCACAGTATATTCGGAAAACGCCTGCTCGCCCTTGAGCAGAGCCAGCTCCTGCGCCATAACCTTTTCAAAGGCGGGCATGGCGCCTCTGCTGACCGGCTCGCCCCGCGGGTTGATGGCCTTGGCCGGGTTGATAAACCTGCCGCCCTGACGCAACCTGAAATCCAGATGCGGCCCCGTGGCCAGGCCTGTCATGCCCACAAAACCAATGACCTGCCCCTGACGTACCTTCTGGCCGTTTTTAAGCCCTCTGGCGTAACCAGAGAGGTGCGAATACAACGATTCAAGACCCCCGCCATGGCGCACGATAATCTGGTTGCCGTACCCCCCGGACCAGCCGCGCTCCGTCACCACGCCCTCGCCTACGGCCTTGACCGGCGTACCTGTGGGGGCGGCGTAATCCACGCCTTCATGCGGCCTGCTATAGCCCAATATGGGGTGCAGCCTGCTGTTTGTAAAGCGCGAGGTCACGCGCGTAAACGCCAGGGGAGCCTGAAGCAGCGACTTGCGGACATTTTCGCCCTTGCGGTTGTAATAACTGGCGGCCCTGTTGCCCTCGCGGAACAGATAGGCCTCAAACATCTTGCCCTTGTTGGTAAAGTGCGCCGCTATGATGCGCCCATAGCCCTTGTATTCGCCATCGCGGTAGCGCTTTTCGACCAGTACCGAAAAAGAGTCGCCTTCCTGCAGATCGCGGATAAAGTTGATCTCCGAGCCAAACAGCTCCGCCAGCCGCAGGGCCAGCTGCGGATTTTCACCGGCGTCGGCCACAGCCTGAAACAGATTGTCGTCGATGGCGGCGCTCACGCTGCTGAGCAGGGTAATA is from Desulfovibrio desulfuricans and encodes:
- a CDS encoding sigma-54-dependent transcriptional regulator, with product MSPRRLLFLTPAPAVTAVFPALRNAGFELGIAENLKGASVFIKKSGPDVIFSRPSLPGFRVEDLLAVGAEDPNFPPVIVITDKGSAEEAEKLLSLGARDYWLEPLDVERIAAVAGQKRKAAAVPAVSTLGGHKPRPGEGTGPRIVGEHPAIARVLQLARQVAGSRATVLITGESGTGKEMFARYLHAMSKRADQPFVAVNCAALPEHLLESELFGHEKGAFTGAIARKPGKFELADGGTLLLDEISEMDMALQAKLLRVLQEGEIDRVGGTETIKVDVRVLATTNRDLEGWVKQGKFRQDLYFRLNVIPLRLPSLRERGDDVLQLAKFFMGMYTREYQLPAAPLSDSAVAWLQQYDFPGNVRELQNLMERAVLLANGRPVEPCHFLLENDDWPLFEEDAAPACAQQEGEDKPPAAPAAAAQTAEAPRPPDAAAAPAAQVVDSRMQGPVIPLHEMERIMILKGLEVTSGNRTQAADLLGISVRTLRNKLNEYRAAGHPID
- a CDS encoding M23 family metallopeptidase — encoded protein: MKNLHAQVCLLDKEQRGRYMFGMSLQIKKLCLVGAVLVLLFAGLFAWHKGLLPPFGERQTDATSQTSSEASTAGDASGTVAGSANPAAQSGANGDSAAPSASANPSAEGAEASGATAQDEEGAAPGEEVVRGTVEKGDTVTKILAGADSQTVQDYITAARRVFSMRAFRDGQPYVVVTEAATGKVKRFEYEIDSRRRLVVEGTEQPVARVEAIEYITLLSSVSAAIDDNLFQAVADAGENPQLALRLAELFGSEINFIRDLQEGDSFSVLVEKRYRDGEYKGYGRIIAAHFTNKGKMFEAYLFREGNRAASYYNRKGENVRKSLLQAPLAFTRVTSRFTNSRLHPILGYSRPHEGVDYAAPTGTPVKAVGEGVVTERGWSGGYGNQIIVRHGGGLESLYSHLSGYARGLKNGQKVRQGQVIGFVGMTGLATGPHLDFRLRQGGRFINPAKAINPRGEPVSRGAMPAFEKVMAQELALLKGEQAFSEYTVDSIVPDQMEQPQQEKTPEPAKKAEKHKRKHKN